The Quercus lobata isolate SW786 chromosome 9, ValleyOak3.0 Primary Assembly, whole genome shotgun sequence region cgTAAAGAGTGGAAAAGGGAAAGCTGGGACAGAAACCACAAAGAGTAGACACAACAAAGTATGTCTAGCTTTAGAATAATTTGGATTTGGAGCGTAGTGCATTGTTGACCAATAATAGAAAGAGCTTAAGCAATAGTACAAGGTAAGTGGGGGAAAGGGCAGATATTGATCACATTCACAGGCTCACACAGCATAGCTTTTTCCCCACTCCTAGGTACGGTATTTATTTGAAACGACATCAGCTAGTGTagtctttctcttttgtactgTGTTTTTGTAATAGACTCGCGAGTAGAGaatagagaatagagagagaCACATAGATGATAGATAGGAAAAATCAggtagagggagagagagagagagagagagaaaatagtaGACTATTAATATGGGAGTAATATCTAATTGTAGAGAGAGAAGACAGCGACGAGGAAAGCTCAAAgttataagagagagaaaaaaagttacacagaaagagagagagagagatagaaaaagagagagcacAACACAAAACAGCACAACCTTTGTCCTTGTcctggagagagaaaaaagtataAACATATTCAAAGATGGAAAGatagataaagagagagagagagaaacaaaagtTGTGTAAAACCATTTCCAGAGCACAGTCcgagagagaaaaagagggtTGTTGCAGAGTTATAGCTGCGAAGCACatagacagagagagagagagagagagagagaagaaataaaacccatttgaaagaagaagaagaagaagaagaggttgCAAAACCCTAAACAAAAAAGTGTTTCTTTTTTGCATTCTCTGAAGGACCAGTAAGgctatatatgtatttttttccccctctcttGTTGtagaaaatgaacaaataaatattcttcCATGTACTATGAAATATGTTTTGGATAATCGAGCTTTAGAACTTGTTTCCATTTAGCTTACATATAAATCAAGTTCTTAAAGTGCTAGATCTTTGTGCTAGAAGCtgaaaaattttagggtttatttgagtttttgtttggGCAAGAGGCtcttttgggtgtttttttttttgggttattttttttttttaaatttattttaaaaaattgtgctTGTTCTGCTATTCTgaaattagggttttgtgttGTTTGGATGAAGGCATTACTTGGTACTGATTTTGGAGGAGTGTTTGTTTATGTTGGGACTTTAGACTGAGGTGAAATTTGGTTCCAAAAGAAAGCTGAAGAAGAAATTTCATCTGggtattatatttttcatcaaattaatgATCTTTACTGCTTGAAAGAGGATTCTGCGACACCTGTGTTGATTGTGGGTGGAATTAAACGCTTTGGATTTAACTTTAGATCTTTGCACTGGAGCGTTTAGGAGTACCGGGCACAATGTCTTCCTTAAGTAGGGAGTTGGTGTTTCTGATACTGCAGTTCCTGGATGAGGAAAAATTCAAGGAAACGGTTCATAAGTAAGTCCTGTATTCATTATGTAAGTTTTTGTTGTTTCCTAGCCTCTATGTGGTTGCAGTGAAATTCTGGAAATGAGAAGAGTGTACACATTTTAAGCATGGTTTAATATCTCAGCATCTATTTAgccaaaatgtgaaaaaaaaagcctatgtttttatgttgtttgttttaaaaatgaGCCAAATTTATGTGATTTCAGGACTTGCTTCTTCAGATTTTATTAGTACTTTGACCTGTATGTTAATGCCGAAACTGCATTGCGCTCGGTACAAATTACATAGCTTTTATTGTTATTCCTGCCTCTTCTAGGCAGCAAAATGGAGCATGAGACAATTgggcttttcatttttaagGATATGGTTGTAATGTGTTTCTGAACTTCTAGGTTAGAGCAAGAGTCTGGCTTCTTCTTCAATATGAAACATTTTGAGGATCAGGTCCTGGCGGGTGAGTGGGATGAAGTGGAGCGCTATTTATGTGGCTTCACAAAGGTAGAAGACAACCGATattcaatgaaaattttctttgaaattaGGAAGCAGAAGTACTTGGAAGCTCTTGATAGGTGAGTATTCATAATGGTTGCTGTCGACATTTCCCCCTTATGAATTTCTTGGAACTCTTTCAAAGGTTGACTGTTTTTCAGTTTACAAAGCATTGCTCAGTTTAATATCTGTTTTTTACTCAGGCAGGATCGAGCAAAGGCTGTTGAGATTCTTGTCAAAGACCTTAAGGTTTTTGCATCCTTTAATGAAGAACTTTTCAAGGAGATTACTCAGTTGCTTACTCTGGATAACTTTAGGTATCTATCCTTTCTTCTTTGTTAATTTGAATGGACTTTAATAtggtttttcataatttatatcTCCTGTTTCTTTTGCATCTTCAGGCAAAATGAGCAGCTTTCAAAGTATGGAGACACAAAATCAGCTAGAAACATCATGCTTATAGAACTCAAAAAACTAATTGAAGCAAACCCACTGTTTCGTGATAAGCTTGTGTTCCCATCCTTCAAAAGTTCACGGCTAAGGACCTTAATTAATCAGAGGTCATCCCTAAATTTTCCCTAAGTTTTATATAACGTGCAAGTTTGTTGTCATGGATTCATTTTAAATTCTCAATGTTGACTGGAGTTTTCAGGAGTAGACTTAGTTGTCTTTATATTGggtttccttttatatttgtatGTATATACATATGCAAACTACATATTGTATATCTATATGTATATGAAGCTCTTTTGTTATGTTTCCAACTTGGTAGTAATTAATTCAAATTGACTTTCCCTGACGATAGTTGGTTTCTCAGAgactcatttatttatttgaaaatttcagtCTAAATTGGCAGCATCAGCTTTGCAAGAATCCTCGTCCGAACCCTGATATTAAAACACTCTTCACAGATCATTCTTGCTCTCCAAATAGTAATGGAGGTCGTCCTCCCCCCACAAACAGTCCCCTTATGGGACCAATTCCTAAGGCTGGGGCATTTCCCCCTATTGGTGCACATGGTGTAAGTATTTTCCCTCCATTTACTTGCCAAAGGAAATTGGAAAGAAATAGCAGCATTCTAATATTTCTTGCAATGCCGCTTGTTGTGCAGCCATTTCAGCCTGTTGTCTCCCCAGCTCCGGGTGCTATTGCTGGGTGGATGTCAGGCACCAATCCTTCTTTACCTCATGCTGCCGTAGCAGCAGGGTCCCCTGGTCTTGTGCAGCCTTCTAGTGCGGGTCAGAATGTTCTTAATGATTCTTAGCACTTTTAGCTCTCCACTGAGATAATTGATGCAAGAATTACTTACTCTTACTGATTATTTTCGGATGCATACAGCTGCATTCTTAAAACACCCAAGGAACTCCACTGGTGTAACAAGCATGGATTATCAATCTGCTGATTCCGAGAACTTGATGAAGCGGATACGCACTGGCCCGTCTGAAGAGGTGGAAGAATTAGTTTCTTTTTCAAGTCcaattttcatgcttttaagTGAAACAAGTTATGCTTGGCCTTCTTGTGGGGGCATTATATTCATTGTCCTATTATTTTTGCTTATGAAAAGTATGTGCTTACCTATGGTCTCTGTAGGTTTCCTTTTCTAGTGTAATGCACACTCCTAATGTCTGTTCACAAGACGACCTTCCTAAAGTTATCGTGCGGACCCTCAATCAAGGATCTAATGTCATGAGCATGGACTTTCATCCACAGCAACAAACCATTCTTCTAGGTTCAtactagaatttttttcccttcacgaaatatttttatatttgtatatCAAAGTTCTCAATTATTTGTTTGTAGTTGGGACAAATGTTGGTGACATTGGCCTTTGGGAAATTGGGTCCCGGGAAAGGTTGGTGCATAAGCCATTCAAGGTTTGGGATATCTCAGCTGCCTCTATGCCATTACAGGTATTCTTTCCTGCAACTTTGTTGGAGGTCTATAATTCTTTTGGTCAAAGTTGAAAATGAGGATAGCATTCTGGGTTCCCTATGCTCGTAAACTCCATAATGCTAGTGAAATTGGGACTTAATTTTAACTCCTCTGGTGcaataatgaatttattttagcACCTCCATATCTATAATTGATTATATAAGAATTGGGTGTTATAAATAACAAGTGATTTTCTTTGCAATTTAATCTTGTTTATGCTGCCAGACAGCATTGGTGAATGATGCTGCGATATCAGTGAATCGATGTGTTTGGGGGCCAGATGGACTTATGCTAGGTATATAGATAACTCTTTTGCTCAAGACTAGTTTAAATCCTCATTTGTTGGATCCTTTTTTgtgctaaatttaaatgttctGCATCTTTTAGGTGTTGCCTTCTCAAAGCATATTGTTCAAATATACACATACAATCCAAATGGAGAACTAAGACAGCATTTGGAGGTAAGCTCTCTGCCCTGGATTTTTGTTCTCCCTTGATAATGTCAAGTAACAGGTAATTGGTGGTCTCATCTTTTAGATTGATGCACATGCTGGTGGTGTTAATGACATTGCGTTTGCTCATCCCAACAAGCAACTGTGTATTGTCACATGCGGTGATGATAAGACAATTAAGGTATTGACTGGGATCTTGAGGTTTTCTGTATATAGGAAAGTTGAGTTTCCTCATTGTAATATTCCTTATGACAGGTATGGGATGCTGTAACGGGACGTAGGCAGTACACTTTTGAAGGCCACGAAGCTCCTGTATATTCAGTCTGTCCTCATTACAAAGAAAATATCCAAgtaattttattagaaatttattattagcTTTCTACTGATTTAGTATTTTAGTGTGTTGACTTTTGATGATAGGGCACCATCTTTCCCTGTAAAACATGGGCAACTTGGAATGATCAGATAGCTTCCATTATCAACATATCTTACGGTTTCCAATTGGTCTTATCTTTGGCATGGTTTATTTTCAAACTCCTTTTGTCCTTATATGCAGTTTATTTTCTCTACTGCCATTGATGGGAAAATCAAAGCTTGGCTCTATGATTGCCCAAGATCTAGAGTGGATTATGATGCTCCTGGTCTTTGGTGCACCATGATGGCATATAGTGCTGATGGAACCAGGTAAAGCTTGCCTGTTAGAGAGATGATAAATAGGGCTCATATTTGTTTAacatctttctttatttttttgtatcttGTGTTCTCTATATTTATGGATTGAGATATCTGAAATTTACTGTGCTGGAACCTCTTTAAGCTCATTTTTGTCCCCctcttttactttattttatttatatattaatcatTTGAGTTGGTTATCATTCTCACTATACCTAGTGCCATCCATTAAATATTAGTTTTAACCacacttgtaattttcttaCAGGCTCTTCTCATGTGGAACGAGTAAAGAAGGTGAATCACATCTAGTTGAGTGGAATGAGAGTGAAGGAGCTATAAAACGGACATATTCTGGTTTCAGGAAGCGCTCCTTAGGGGTTGTTCAGTTTGACACAACCAGGAACCGGTTCTTAGCTGCTGGTGATGACTTTCAGATTAAGTTCTGGGATATGGACGCTACCAATATGTTGATAGCTGTTGACGCAGATGGTGGACTGCCCGTTAGTTTACTGCTGCCTTTCACTTGACTACTGATATTCATGTTGAACGGTGGATAAGTCAGTTCATTCTATTCTTCTTGCAGGCTAGTCCTAGACTAAGATTCAACAAGGAAGGGTCATTGTTGGCGGTCACAACTAGTGACAATGGTATCAAGATTTTAGCTAACAATGATGGTGTGCGCTTGATAAGGATGCTGGAGAGCAGGGCTATTGATAAAAATCGAGGCCCTTCTGAACCCATTAACTCTAAGGTGGTCCTGTGCTTTGGATttgttgatttatatttattattgggATAGTTTCATGTTATCAAGAAAACCCTAGAGCTTTCTATATGTTAGTCAGACCTGCTTAAAGATACAAGTATTTAAATGAGAAGCCTGTACTAGAACATGAGTTTAGGTCATGGGTGGAATAGAAGATCATGTTGAGTTGCAACATAGGTGAACCCTGATATATTTGTTAGCTAATTGTACCTTGAAAAACTCGTGtggttacttctttttttggttgaaattcATATGGGGTATCTAAATTTCTGAGTTGTAGGATGACTTCTAATGAAAATATCATAATCACatatttttcccacaatttGAAATGTATTGATTTTCATTTCGCATgtttctttgtaattttaggCCTTTAGGAAGGCTTGATTTATACTATTTTAAATGAATTCATTTTTGTAGCTGGTATTTTGATAGATGCTTGTGTCCTCTCCTGTATCTTAAGATATTATATTCTTGCAAGATTTCTATAgaaattaatttcttattttgctattgaagtttttaaaatcaatctcttaatttcttattttgctaTCAACGTTTTTAAATTCAATCTCTTAAGCATGGCTGTTTAATTGCAGCCTCTGCTTGGTAACTCTTTGGGCCCATTGGCAAATGTTTCTCCTGCTGCTGCTCCAATAATGGAGCGTCCTGATAGAAATCCTGCTGCTGTATCCATCAGTAGTCTTGTAAGTTTATCTTTTTCAGTTGCTTACAATTTTTTGTGCTATGTAGTCTCGAAGATTTCATTGGGCATTATTGCAGGGTAACATGGATAGCAGCAGGCTTCTTGATGTCAAACCACGAATCTCGGATGATGTAGAAAAGATTATGAGCTGGAAATCATCTGATATTGTGGATACATCTCAACTCAAGGCTCTGCGATTGCCTGACTCTGCAACAGCAGTCAAGGTAGGTGGTTTAAGAATGTGACTGGTCGCAAGCTGCCTGGTGCAACCTTGCTTTATATTAGGAAGGAATGCTTGTGCTTTTATGATAGTTTTCTTAGTATTCTTGTTATTTTATCAGTCATCATCCTGTAGGGATTTGGCACAGAGCATATTTTACCATATGGATTTTTATCTGATGACAGTTATGTACTTCATATGATAAACCAACAACATTCATTAGTACATTGGACATTTCATAGCGGGAAACTCAGAATGTTGATGCTTGTCAAGCCGCAAGTGTTGCATTGGTTGTTGAAAGGCTTCTATATGCGTCCGTGATAATGTGGACCTAATAAATACTTGTAGGGTCGATGGTTTGAAAACTATCAAACTGCACAGTGCCCAAAGATTGTCCATTGGCTACCTCCAGCCAAGAACCTCAGGTTATATGATGTGGGTATACCTAATAGCATATAACTGTTGTGATTGGTAAAATGCACTGGCTCATCATAAAAGAATTAATGAAGCCATAATGTATGAAGACATGGAAGGGAAACTTTCAAAGAAATAGATTACTTCAGAGTTTGGATcttaatatgaatttttttgatagatttatttatttattttgggatAGATAATATGAATTATAAGCTTATTCCCTTCTTCCCATAATAATAGTCCACTTTATTTTTGGGCTGTCTTATCATTTTTGTCCATTCCCTAACGTCAAGTGTAAGTTTTCGAGCCTAAAAATGCTGTTGTTCATTTCATTATTTACATGTTAAAGAAacacaattttaatttaaaatttagggtAACTGGAAAAAAATATGGTAGATTTATATGAACAACTAATACCTttgaagcttaaaaaaaaaaaaaaaactaatgccTATGAAATGTGTGCCTTTTCAGAGTTGAAATATTTTAAGATGGGAGAGAGCGTATGTAGATAACTAAGGGACTACAATGAATGTATAATAATTTgatctttgttaaaaaaaacttGTGGCACTATAGTTGGCACAAAAACATCTGTATTATATTGGAGGAATGCATTCTTCTACTTTACACTCCTTGCTTTGGGTTAAAAGGGAGAGGATGGAAAAAGGGGGAAGGAAAAGGGAGAGGAAACTGTAATTTTCCActgtttggttggagtgaaGAGGGAGAGGAAAGAAAGTGGGGTGGATAGAGTTTTCCACCCGGgcccactattttttttcctcccaaatttgggagaaaagaggagagaaaatgCTCATGAGAAAGAAAGTACAAAATTGTCCCTGTTTTCCATCTTTCTACTTTTAATAACAAGGACTTTATAGAAATTTACTCTTATTCCCTCCATATTTTAATCCTCCCTACCAAAAACATGCACGGTAGAAAACacatattttctatcctcccaaccaaacagaGCCTTAGGGAGGTGTCTTTTCTCTAAAGGCAATACCTGCTGCCATGCTTTCATATTGAAAAAAGGTAAATGCTTCATGGCAGTTGCCTATTTTAAGTTATCTTGTGCTTAGGATTTTAGAATGAGGCTCCCATGTGTAGCCCGTAAtccatttattataatttagtaTTTTGAATCAACTCATGGTATACATGGTTGTAGGAATATATGGAAACACCTTACATGAATTGAGAgacatctttaaatttttctatatatCGCCCAAATCCATTAATGGTCTTGATATCAAACAAGCTACAAATACAAATAGTAGGCTTTTCTTAGGCACCACATAGAGAAGACAACAAGTCCTAATTCAACTCATGGTACACATGTTTGTAGGAATATACGGAAACACCTTACATGGATTGAGAGACATCTTTAAATTGTTCTATATATCATCCAAATCCATTAATGGACTTGAAGGCAAACAAGCTAAAAATACGAAAAGTAGGCTTTTCTTAGGCACCACATAGAGAAGACAACAGGTCCTATAGAACTGGTTTTGATTTTAGGCATGATAGCTGTGTGCCTTAGTACAACCTTGTACTGGTTGATACATTGAAAATGATGTGTAGAGGGACCTTAAATGCTGAAGACATTAAATAACTGATGCTTTAATGAAGAATTAAGTTTATTATTACTCTCATCCAAGCATGCTTAACTGTGGAGTTTCGATGGATTTGGTATTAAAATAAGTATATAATGAATATTAAAAAGTTTGCAGCATCTGCTACTGTGTTGATTGGATATACTACTGCATAAATGCTTGATATTTAgcttacttataaaaaaaaaatactaaatatttgaTTCTATGCTAAGGATTTATTGCTAATTTagaaaactattaaaatatatatatatatataaatatatatcaagAGTATCCTTCAATTATTTATTCAACTAATTTGAAGTTAAgaatagaaagaagaatttaCCATGGTGTCTAGACTCccattatcattttatttaagcCTCCACCCAGGGTGGATATGGTCTTCTTTGGATAGAAGTAATTAAGATGTTACTGCttataaatttgtcatggaatgtAATCATAGGCTGTTAGTCAAACAATTATTAATGTTGGTGATGCATAATGTAGATTCTATGCATGCAAATATGTCAACAATTCCAATTATTATAAATGAAGTTCTCTTAGTACCCAATCCAGATATAAATTCTGCACTTTTTGGAAAGACAAATGCATTGATGACACAACCTTGTGtctttacttattaaaaaaaaacaaccttgtgtcttttaagtttttgttcatttcttaTGGCCTATAAGGGTACTTTTACTTATTTAGATTTCAAAAAAGGACAATATACAATATAATATTTCTGTGTAGACCTATAAATGAGCTTGTGCAACTGGGTTAACACTTTTGTAGGTTTTCTTCCCCCTGTTCCAATATAGTTTTTATGTGCTTCAACTAATAATTGTAGAGCAAACTTCTTGTAACAATGATGGTTCTTTACCAAATCAAATGGCACCTTCTCTCCCTGTAAGAACCAGGTATAGGATGAAGTCATGGGATCAAAACCCATGACAGGAGTGTGTAactaccaataaaaaaaaatgatgattctTTACATTTGATCAGATCTCATCAATTTGGTTTCCAACCTTTTCTAAATATTGTCATTAATTGTTGAGagatattaatgaaatagattGATAGACTAATCTATTTAGGAAAATCATTAACCTTAGAAGGTGGAAAAATAGAGTGGGGTTCATGTCATTGTGCGCCTAATGACAATGTATTTTCTACATGTAATAAATGTAAAcatgttgaggatccatagctgaCTCCAAAATTAGGGATAAGgcttgttgttattgttgttgtagtAAATGTACATGTTCAATTTTTAGAGATTGTGTGTTAAAAAAGGAGCAAACTCAATCATGATGGATAACAATAATCTGAGAGGTATTAAGATTTCAGAATTGATTCCAGATTCagtttataatatttatagttATAGTGcataagtatattttttttgataggtataGTGCATAAGTATTAGCTGTACAAAGGGATATACTTGTTCAGTTTATAGTTCCTATGCAGTTAGAATTAAGGAAATGAATCACAATTTCAGGTTGTGCGACTGATCTACACTAACAATGGCATGGCTCTACTGGCCCTTGCTTCCAATGCCGTTCACAAACTTTGGAAATGGCAACGTAGTGAAAGGAATCAACTGGGAAAGGTTCACTTTCTATCTAAGCAAATTACTTCTTATATGTTTATGGTATTTCTAATGGCTTATCTCCTTGAAATCCTTCAGGCTACTGCATATGTAGTGCCACAGTTGTGGCAACCTCCCAGTGGAACTCTTATGAGTAACGATGTAAATGAAAATAAACCATCTGATGAATCTTCTGCATGTATTGCTCTATCTAAAAATGATTCCTATGTCATGTCTGCTTCTGGTGGGAAGGTCTCTTTGTTCAACATGATGACGTTTAAGGTTTGTTATTGCTGCTTTTGCTTGTtttgcttgttttctaattaaaacATTGGTTACTGCATATGTTCTGCCACTGTTGTGGTAACCTCGCCGATGAGCTATAGCTCAGTTGACACATTCTTTTCCCATAATAATGGGATGGggggtgaggtcatgggttcgaGACCCACTGAGTGTGCAacttacctataaaaaaaagactaattttttgttcatcaattttAAGATCAGCTAGCTACTGGGCAattaaattcttataaaaagTCCACACTGACCACATTAACCTGGTGACGACTGTTCAGGTCATGACAACATTTATGTCCCCACCTCCTGCAGCCACTTTTTTGGCATTCCACCCTCaagataataatataattgcaGTAGGAATGGAGGATTCTACTATTCAAATATATAATGTCAGAGTTGATGAGGTGAGGCATCTcttttgatattattctttcttgtaagctttaaaaaaatttcatgttttatcaatgaaaaatttattgtttcattAGAGTAATTGTATGATTTGTTTGTTGCTAGTGTTAATGCATCACTATCCTTTCAAAGCCTAGCTATTTTACTTCAAGGTTTAGAAGTTGTGACCAACTGTATGTTACTTTATGTTAATGCCGAGCGGTCTATCTTGAAAGTGTATCACGTCATTGAGTTTATTGGATTGTTTATGCAAGTTAAGTTCATGAGAGACTTCAGAATCTTTATCTGTATAAGTGCATATAATTTGTGGTTGCTTGTCACTTTCTTTTTGGTCTTTATGATTATGTTCGTGGAGGAAGTGTGATCCTTAAAGGGAAAACATTAATATTAGAAAAAGGTAATTACTGctgggttgtgggtttttttttttttttaaaaaaaaaaaaaaaaaattaataaaataattattatcattattatttaattttttataatgtaataagAACGGTCATAATCATATAAGCATAATTTGTGGTTACTTGTCAgttgtcattttcttttggttttaaaCTCATGTTCATGGAGGAAGTGTGATCATTGAAGGGAAAACATTGATTATTTAAAGTCTTAtggattttagattttttttaataaataaattaatgtattGCATGAAATGCAATAATCATATAAGCTTCCACTTGATGACCTTCAGCATTTTTTGCATGGTGTCTGGTTTTGGAAATATAATCAAAATCCTTAATATCGTTCACAGGTTAAAACCAAGCTCAAGGGTCACCAGAATCGGATTACAGGGCTTGCATTTTCCCAAACCTTAAATGTGCTGGTTTCTTCTGGAGCTGACGCACAGGTTAGTGGCTGTTGGTATCTATATTTGGTACTGTGATATATTCTGTAGCATGATTTCTTGGTTGATTAAATCTAGCTTTTATAATTCTAATAGTAATAGAAAACTGTGGAGCCAACAATGGGTTATAGTCTCCTTGACTTCAAATATATTCTGTGAAACATGCTGTCAGTGGTCTTCATTtgcaaaattgttttctttatttggttAGATAAATACCGTTCAGATGGTCAGTCATAGAGGCAGATGCTGAATTTCCAAGACATTATATATTATGCATGTATTAACAATTCTTTGTTAGAGACTGTGAAGGGGTTTCCCTGAAGCCAAAATCCTATCAAAATGAAGTTGTTTTTCCAACCATCAAGTTCTGCTGGTACAAATCACATACTATTGTTTAAAGTGAATACCAAAAGTAGTGATGTGTATGTGGTTGCGTCCTTTTTCACCCTATTAGATTTGATTGGTCATTTTACTTTTGAGAGTTTGATTCTGATGTACCCATGGTATACTCACTGTGTACTTGGGCtactttattaaaaagaaaagtgatgaGTATGTGGTTCCTAGGTTGCGGATTCTGACCATTCTGATAAGAGCTTATCTGCCAAGAATAGACTTGTTACAGCGAGTCTTATGTCCTGTAGgaaaaatttaagtccaatgTGTATATAGTTTGTTCTAGCAAATGTGGCCTGACAGAAGAAGAAGCCAAAGGAAACACCACTCCCTCCccataataaacaaaaaagaaaaagaaaaaaaggtgatTGTGTCCTGGGCCAAACTTAGCATTCTGTTTTGGGTAACAGATCATTAGCTTAGTAACATGATTCTCTTGTGCCTGAGCCCTGAATCCAACTGCAAAATAATCACATACGACTTCTTTGTTCTATTAAAGACCATTTATTAGTCTCTTAGAAGTAAAATCTTGGGAGAGGAGATCTGAGCACGGTTTTAATTTCTGTACTTTCATATGAAGTGGCAGCTCTCAAGATTTTGTTATTGACAACGGAAGCTCTATTATTATGGCACTAGACAGTGGTTCCAAACATAATCAGTTAATTGCattaggattaaaaaatatgCGGTTATATTAGCCAAAGAATATGAATGGGTAATTTTAACCCTCAATGAATATTTACTGCATGGCCATTACACCACTGGctatttaaaattatgaagACTGAGGATTTCCCATTAGAAGAAAGAATGTTGTAGGCTTCATGCTTCTGCCGCTACCTCAGAGGAGTCAGAAATTatctgaaatttctctttccaaaaaaataaataataaagaagcaTATGCAGTTTCTCATCCTTAATGTTGATACCAATGATTGAGTTCAAATTCACTTTTCTTTGTTTACACTCAAATTGTTACCaactgtttctcaaaaaaaaaaaaaaaaaattgttacctACTTAGAGCACCTCCTGTAACATTTCAATAGGG contains the following coding sequences:
- the LOC115960884 gene encoding protein TOPLESS-RELATED PROTEIN 2-like translates to MSSLSRELVFLILQFLDEEKFKETVHKLEQESGFFFNMKHFEDQVLAGEWDEVERYLCGFTKVEDNRYSMKIFFEIRKQKYLEALDRQDRAKAVEILVKDLKVFASFNEELFKEITQLLTLDNFRQNEQLSKYGDTKSARNIMLIELKKLIEANPLFRDKLVFPSFKSSRLRTLINQSLNWQHQLCKNPRPNPDIKTLFTDHSCSPNSNGGRPPPTNSPLMGPIPKAGAFPPIGAHGPFQPVVSPAPGAIAGWMSGTNPSLPHAAVAAGSPGLVQPSSAAAFLKHPRNSTGVTSMDYQSADSENLMKRIRTGPSEEVSFSSVMHTPNVCSQDDLPKVIVRTLNQGSNVMSMDFHPQQQTILLVGTNVGDIGLWEIGSRERLVHKPFKVWDISAASMPLQTALVNDAAISVNRCVWGPDGLMLGVAFSKHIVQIYTYNPNGELRQHLEIDAHAGGVNDIAFAHPNKQLCIVTCGDDKTIKVWDAVTGRRQYTFEGHEAPVYSVCPHYKENIQFIFSTAIDGKIKAWLYDCPRSRVDYDAPGLWCTMMAYSADGTRLFSCGTSKEGESHLVEWNESEGAIKRTYSGFRKRSLGVVQFDTTRNRFLAAGDDFQIKFWDMDATNMLIAVDADGGLPASPRLRFNKEGSLLAVTTSDNGIKILANNDGVRLIRMLESRAIDKNRGPSEPINSKPLLGNSLGPLANVSPAAAPIMERPDRNPAAVSISSLGNMDSSRLLDVKPRISDDVEKIMSWKSSDIVDTSQLKALRLPDSATAVKVVRLIYTNNGMALLALASNAVHKLWKWQRSERNQLGKATAYVVPQLWQPPSGTLMSNDVNENKPSDESSACIALSKNDSYVMSASGGKVSLFNMMTFKVMTTFMSPPPAATFLAFHPQDNNIIAVGMEDSTIQIYNVRVDEVKTKLKGHQNRITGLAFSQTLNVLVSSGADAQLCVWSIDGWEKKKTRFIPAPAGRQAPLVGETKVQFHNDQAHVLVVHESQIAIYDSKLECSRSWYPRDTLPAPISSAIYSCDGLLVYASFYDGAVGVFDADSLRIRCRIAPSAYIPSFSVSGNSASPLVIAAHPSEPNQIALGMSDGTVHVVEPIDVEQKWGGPSSHDNGSMPSNSSNPSLSGQASELPAR